Part of the Bacteroidota bacterium genome is shown below.
GCTAAATAACCTGCGGTTATTTGTATTTGTTTTTTATTGGGATGAATAAAGTAAGTGGTTGGAAAGCCTGTTGACTTGCCTTGCGTCAATTGGGTATATAATTCTCTTCCTGTTAGCTTTTGTCCTTCCAATTCATACTCCATATCGGTAAGCTCAGGGTTAAACTTAATAATAACAAAATCCTTATTGAGTAAGTTTATTACTTCTCCATCGGTATAGGTATCTCTATCCATTTTTTTACACCAGCCACACCAGTCGGTATAGGCATCTACCAATATTATTTTGTTTTGTTTTTTGGCCAACGGATAACCTGTATTCCAATCTAGCCATTTTAATTCTTTGGTGCTTTTGTTGATAGTGAATGAGGCAAATAAGCCTATGCAAACAGTAAAAAGCAGTGTTGTTCTTAATATTTTCATACTCGTATAATTTTTAATTCATAAAAAATCGCTGAACCTGTAAAGCGATTAGGTCTGTATCAATTTTGTTAAATTCATGTGGCGCATTTGGCATCACTAATAACTCGGCCGTTGGAATTCTCTTATATACATCCAGCGTATCATTTAAGCTGGCTGTTTTATCCCTGTCGCCAATGGCTAATAAAACATGTTTGCTTATTTTAGTAAAATCTTCATCGGTTAATAGTTGCCCATTCGCCAAATCCATCATCATATCGCTGGTACTTTTTAATAGATTTTTCCATAAGTTTATACCGTGCGTAAGCATTAAATTATTGGCAAATGCCGGAACCTTTTCTGCTATTTTATCTGCA
Proteins encoded:
- a CDS encoding DUF255 domain-containing protein is translated as MKILRTTLLFTVCIGLFASFTINKSTKELKWLDWNTGYPLAKKQNKIILVDAYTDWCGWCKKMDRDTYTDGEVINLLNKDFVIIKFNPELTDMEYELEGQKLTGRELYTQLTQGKSTGFPTTYFIHPNKKQIQITAGYLAPAEFKKVLEQTVQSMK